The Cloeon dipterum chromosome 3, ieCloDipt1.1, whole genome shotgun sequence genome includes a region encoding these proteins:
- the LOC135940757 gene encoding organic cation transporter protein isoform X1 → MDSFEEDDQVVESSPQPDEQPTLELEHALAELGKGGRWLRSLFLLGSIPGVLNALNLVAYVFIATEPRFFCKEKTAEPFGQNFTNLSSGRRMELRNESKSSSCFYTEWNSTNEFSDSAQEPQFHCEEYVFFETDRGTSIVSEWSLVCDSEIWKPMSQVALGVGKVIGSLVFGCISDRMGRKTSFLASSFVYLVAGPAAAFAFHFPAFIFFRIALGAAGAGAFTSAYTIMAESAKAPRRPNLGVLFNMSYAIGFVIAPVLSLAFSGWRPFQMAISVPALLLLLPCWSLPESPRWLISQGRHREALYVVRHATTKNIDRQRTISSTENRFQQQEEDASCWSGTLTFLARLGGMLSDGMFRKRLLLSQLIWFSCSLTYHTLMLSGAALGLQPHRYVVLLASVEVLSYLLPPLMLKRYSRRICLALLLTGSTLALATLACVPKDYSVGTMAAAMLSRFFISGAYSVAILFTSELFPTVTRNTAIGTCTTFAQIGSISAPFLVDMIAVGSVSTPMWVCFSASFAALFLSLGLPALRNINLCDTMAQARCSEAELKEVSFFRGRNKAGADDIEQDVQPNELSDIPEEEESLDLSHLGLG, encoded by the exons ATGGACTCTTTTGAAGAGGACGACCAAGTGGTGGAGTCGTCGCCGCAGCCGGACGAGCAGCCCACCCTCGAGCTGGAGCATGCCCTGGCCGAGCTGGGCAAGGGCGGCCGCTGGCTGCGCTCCCTTTTCCTCCTCGGCAGCATCCCCGGAGTGCTGAACGCCCTCAATCTTGTTGCCTACGTCTTCATCGCCACCGAGCCGCGATTCTTTTGCAAGGAGAAAACAGCAGAGCCGTTTGGACAAAATTTCACCAACTTATCAAGTGGAAGGCGCATGGAGCTTCGCAATGAGAGTAAAAGCAG ttCATGCTTCTACACAGAGTGGAACTcaacaaatgaattttccgATTCCGCTCAAGAACCGCAGTTTCACTGTGAAGaatatgttttctttgaaaCGGATCGTGGCACGTCCATTGTTTCAGAG TGGAGCTTGGTTTGCGATTCAGAAATTTGGAAACCAATGTCGCAAGTGGCCCTTGGCGTTGGCAAAGTGATCGGCTCCTTAGTTTTTGGCTGCATTTCGGATAG GATGGGTCGCAAGACGAGTTTCTTGGCCTCTTCGTTCGTGTATCTTGTGGCTGGTCCTGCGGCGGCATTTGCATTCCACTTCCCTGCGTTTATTTTCTTCAGAATCGCACTTGGAGCTGCAGGCGCAGGAGCGTTCACCTCGGCATACACAATAA tggCAGAATCAGCGAAAGCGCCTCGGAGGCCCAACCTGGGCGTGCTGTTCAACATGTCGTACGCGATCGGCTTCGTGATAGCGCCCGTACTGTCGCTGGCCTTCTCAGGGTGGCGGCCCTTCCAAATGGCCATCTCGGTgccggcgctgctgctgctgctgccgtgcTGGTCGCTGCCTGAGTCGCCGCGCTGGCTCATCTCTCAGGGCAGGCACAGGGAGGCCCTTTACGTGGTGCGACACGCCACCACTAAGAATATCGACCGCCAACGCACCATCTCGTCCACCGAGAACAGGTTCCAGCAACAG GAGGAAGATGCGTCTTGCTGGTCAGGCACTCTGACCTTTTTGGCCAGGCTGGGTGGCATGCTGAGTGACGGCATGTTCCGCAAACGACTGCTCCTCTCGCAGCTCATCTGGTTTTCCTGCTCGCTGACCTACCACACGCTGATGCTGAGCGGCGCGGCGTTAGGCCTGCAGCCGCACCGCTACGTCGTCCTGTTGGCGTCGGTGGAGGTGCTCTCCtacctgctgccgccgctcaTGTTGAAAAGATATTCGCGCAGGATTTGCCTCGCCCTGCTGCTCACAGGCTCGACACTCGCCCTGGCCACGCTCGCCTGCGTCCCCAAGGATTACTCAG TTGGCACCATGGCGGCAGCGATGCTGAGTCGCTTCTTCATCAGCGGGGCGTATTCTGTGGCGATCTTGTTCACCTCTGAACTGTTTCCGACCGTCACCAGAAACACGGCCATAGGCACTTGCACAACTTTCGCTCAAATTGGATCAATTTCTGCGCCGTTTCTCGTTGATATGATT GCGGTCGGCAGCGTGAGTACTCCGATGTGGGTGTGCTTCAGCGCATCGTTTGCGGCCTTGTTCCTGTCGCTCGGTCTGCCTGCCTTGCGGAACATCAACCTCTGCGACACAATGGCCCAA GCGCGCTGTAGTGAGGCAGAACTCAAGGAGGTGAGCTTCTTCAGGGGTCGAAATAAAGCAGGCGCGGATGACATCGAGCAGGACGTGCAGCCTAATGAACTGTCGGATATTCCTGAGGAAGAAGAGTCTCTCGACCTCAGCCATCTCGGACTTGGCTGA
- the LOC135940757 gene encoding organic cation transporter protein isoform X2: MRVKAEWNSTNEFSDSAQEPQFHCEEYVFFETDRGTSIVSEWSLVCDSEIWKPMSQVALGVGKVIGSLVFGCISDRMGRKTSFLASSFVYLVAGPAAAFAFHFPAFIFFRIALGAAGAGAFTSAYTIMAESAKAPRRPNLGVLFNMSYAIGFVIAPVLSLAFSGWRPFQMAISVPALLLLLPCWSLPESPRWLISQGRHREALYVVRHATTKNIDRQRTISSTENRFQQQEEDASCWSGTLTFLARLGGMLSDGMFRKRLLLSQLIWFSCSLTYHTLMLSGAALGLQPHRYVVLLASVEVLSYLLPPLMLKRYSRRICLALLLTGSTLALATLACVPKDYSVGTMAAAMLSRFFISGAYSVAILFTSELFPTVTRNTAIGTCTTFAQIGSISAPFLVDMIAVGSVSTPMWVCFSASFAALFLSLGLPALRNINLCDTMAQARCSEAELKEVSFFRGRNKAGADDIEQDVQPNELSDIPEEEESLDLSHLGLG; this comes from the exons ATGAGAGTAAAAGCAG AGTGGAACTcaacaaatgaattttccgATTCCGCTCAAGAACCGCAGTTTCACTGTGAAGaatatgttttctttgaaaCGGATCGTGGCACGTCCATTGTTTCAGAG TGGAGCTTGGTTTGCGATTCAGAAATTTGGAAACCAATGTCGCAAGTGGCCCTTGGCGTTGGCAAAGTGATCGGCTCCTTAGTTTTTGGCTGCATTTCGGATAG GATGGGTCGCAAGACGAGTTTCTTGGCCTCTTCGTTCGTGTATCTTGTGGCTGGTCCTGCGGCGGCATTTGCATTCCACTTCCCTGCGTTTATTTTCTTCAGAATCGCACTTGGAGCTGCAGGCGCAGGAGCGTTCACCTCGGCATACACAATAA tggCAGAATCAGCGAAAGCGCCTCGGAGGCCCAACCTGGGCGTGCTGTTCAACATGTCGTACGCGATCGGCTTCGTGATAGCGCCCGTACTGTCGCTGGCCTTCTCAGGGTGGCGGCCCTTCCAAATGGCCATCTCGGTgccggcgctgctgctgctgctgccgtgcTGGTCGCTGCCTGAGTCGCCGCGCTGGCTCATCTCTCAGGGCAGGCACAGGGAGGCCCTTTACGTGGTGCGACACGCCACCACTAAGAATATCGACCGCCAACGCACCATCTCGTCCACCGAGAACAGGTTCCAGCAACAG GAGGAAGATGCGTCTTGCTGGTCAGGCACTCTGACCTTTTTGGCCAGGCTGGGTGGCATGCTGAGTGACGGCATGTTCCGCAAACGACTGCTCCTCTCGCAGCTCATCTGGTTTTCCTGCTCGCTGACCTACCACACGCTGATGCTGAGCGGCGCGGCGTTAGGCCTGCAGCCGCACCGCTACGTCGTCCTGTTGGCGTCGGTGGAGGTGCTCTCCtacctgctgccgccgctcaTGTTGAAAAGATATTCGCGCAGGATTTGCCTCGCCCTGCTGCTCACAGGCTCGACACTCGCCCTGGCCACGCTCGCCTGCGTCCCCAAGGATTACTCAG TTGGCACCATGGCGGCAGCGATGCTGAGTCGCTTCTTCATCAGCGGGGCGTATTCTGTGGCGATCTTGTTCACCTCTGAACTGTTTCCGACCGTCACCAGAAACACGGCCATAGGCACTTGCACAACTTTCGCTCAAATTGGATCAATTTCTGCGCCGTTTCTCGTTGATATGATT GCGGTCGGCAGCGTGAGTACTCCGATGTGGGTGTGCTTCAGCGCATCGTTTGCGGCCTTGTTCCTGTCGCTCGGTCTGCCTGCCTTGCGGAACATCAACCTCTGCGACACAATGGCCCAA GCGCGCTGTAGTGAGGCAGAACTCAAGGAGGTGAGCTTCTTCAGGGGTCGAAATAAAGCAGGCGCGGATGACATCGAGCAGGACGTGCAGCCTAATGAACTGTCGGATATTCCTGAGGAAGAAGAGTCTCTCGACCTCAGCCATCTCGGACTTGGCTGA
- the LOC135939263 gene encoding voltage-dependent calcium channel gamma-5 subunit isoform X2 has protein sequence MAEAAAVPAAAKGHGRAARMKRRVQAVYEQVMFERRVLLGCTAAVGLCVFLWIVAVSTDHWFTLTAPTEAGVFINETKRFFLTSHSGLWRICRTSYGNASDVDNTMLSKCRYQEFFPSDQKIAIDHTIDHGSLNYSRTEVSFAIISLFLMVMGFFFSLYTFQNPRYMFKRLAGGIHFITGGSVLVVIEVLISSIDYERLHLPFVHPKGVLVSYGWSFALAWLVFLVLFVSGCAFMIFSRKRKGNKAPNDEMAMADEPTIIGR, from the exons ATGGCCGAAGCGGCGGCTGTCCCAGCGGCGGCCAAGGGCCACGGCCGGGCGGCCAGGATGAAGCGGCGCGTGCAGGCCGTCTACGAGCAGGTCATGTTTGAGCGGCGCGTGCTGCTCGGCTGCACGGCGGCCGTTGGCCTCTGCGTCTTCCTCTGGATCGTGGCCGTCAGCACGGACCACTGGTTCACGCTGACGGCGCCCACCGAGGCCGGCGTCTTTATCAACGAGACCAAACGCTTCTTCCTCACCAGCCACTCGGGTCTCTGGAGGATATGCAGGACCTCGTACGGCAACGCTTCCGACGTTGACAACACTATGCTCT CCAAGTGCAGATATCAGGAGTTTTTCCCGAGCGATCAGAAAATTGCAATCGACCACACGATAGACCACGGCAGTTTGA ATTACAGCCGCACCGAGGTCTCATTCGCTATCATCAGCCTCTTTTTGATGGTCATGGGATTCTTCTTCTCACTTTATACTTTCCAAAATCCAAGATACATGTTCAAGCGTCTTGCTGGCGGAATCCACTTTATCACAG GTGGATCAGTGTTAGTGGTGATTGAGGTGTTGATTAGTTCGATCGACTACGAGCGGCTACACCTGCCGTTCGTGCACCCGAAGGGCGTGCTTGTCAGCTACGGCTGGTCGTTCGCGCTCGCCTGGCTCGTCTTCCTGGTGCTGTTTGTCTCCGGCTGCGCCTTCATGATCTTCTCCCGCAAGCGCAAGGGCAACAAGGCGCCCAACGACGAGATGGCCATGGCCGACGAGCCCACCATCATCGGCCGGTGA
- the LOC135939263 gene encoding uncharacterized protein LOC135939263 isoform X1 — protein sequence MAEAAAVPAAAKGHGRAARMKRRVQAVYEQVMFERRVLLGCTAAVGLCVFLWIVAVSTDHWFTLTAPTEAGVFINETKRFFLTSHSGLWRICRTSYGNASDVDNTMLSKCRYQEFFPSDQKIAIDHTIDHGSLRCNASNSILNQPTNFKPQKSKFFCIDYSRTEVSFAIISLFLMVMGFFFSLYTFQNPRYMFKRLAGGIHFITGGSVLVVIEVLISSIDYERLHLPFVHPKGVLVSYGWSFALAWLVFLVLFVSGCAFMIFSRKRKGNKAPNDEMAMADEPTIIGR from the exons ATGGCCGAAGCGGCGGCTGTCCCAGCGGCGGCCAAGGGCCACGGCCGGGCGGCCAGGATGAAGCGGCGCGTGCAGGCCGTCTACGAGCAGGTCATGTTTGAGCGGCGCGTGCTGCTCGGCTGCACGGCGGCCGTTGGCCTCTGCGTCTTCCTCTGGATCGTGGCCGTCAGCACGGACCACTGGTTCACGCTGACGGCGCCCACCGAGGCCGGCGTCTTTATCAACGAGACCAAACGCTTCTTCCTCACCAGCCACTCGGGTCTCTGGAGGATATGCAGGACCTCGTACGGCAACGCTTCCGACGTTGACAACACTATGCTCT CCAAGTGCAGATATCAGGAGTTTTTCCCGAGCGATCAGAAAATTGCAATCGACCACACGATAGACCACGGCAGTTTGA GATGTAACGCCTCAAATAGCATTTTGAACCAACCCACCAACTTCAAGCCACAGAAGAGCAAGTTCTTTTGCATAG ATTACAGCCGCACCGAGGTCTCATTCGCTATCATCAGCCTCTTTTTGATGGTCATGGGATTCTTCTTCTCACTTTATACTTTCCAAAATCCAAGATACATGTTCAAGCGTCTTGCTGGCGGAATCCACTTTATCACAG GTGGATCAGTGTTAGTGGTGATTGAGGTGTTGATTAGTTCGATCGACTACGAGCGGCTACACCTGCCGTTCGTGCACCCGAAGGGCGTGCTTGTCAGCTACGGCTGGTCGTTCGCGCTCGCCTGGCTCGTCTTCCTGGTGCTGTTTGTCTCCGGCTGCGCCTTCATGATCTTCTCCCGCAAGCGCAAGGGCAACAAGGCGCCCAACGACGAGATGGCCATGGCCGACGAGCCCACCATCATCGGCCGGTGA